TATCTGATGATGAGATGGCAAAACTGCACATTCGTTATATGATTGGCGGTAAACCATCAAAACCATTGAAAGAGCGCCTATACAGTTTTGAGTTCCCGGAATACCCAGGTGCCTTAATTAAGTTCCTTGATACCTTAGGTACCCACTGGAACATCAGCTTGTTCAACTATCGTAACCACGGTGCCGATTACGGTCGTGTATTGTGTGGCTTTGAACTAGGTGATAATGATTTAGCTCAGTTCTCGACACACCTCCGAGAGCTTGGTTATCAGTGTAAAGATGAAACCGATAACCCTTCCTACAAGTTCTTCTTGTCTTAAGAGTTAACGACCGAATCAAAAAAGAGCGAGTATTTACTCGCTCTTTTTATTGGTGCTGACTCAGCTCAAGCTTGAAAAGGATCTTCTTGTAAACAGATCATTAGATCGCCTTACGATGATCCAACCAATCTTGGTGAAGCTGTTCACTTGATCCTAGATATTTGACCATCCATTCGATCAATTTATGGTTGTCGTCTTTTCGCCAAACCAAACAGCAATGGCTCTGTGGGCTTGGTTCTGGCAAGATCTTCTCCACCAGCAAACCCTGCTCAATAATAGGCGCAGCGATATGTCTTGGCATGTAGCCCACTCCAACACCGTTCTTAAGGCACTCAATCGCACTGTACCAATTAGGTAATAGAAGACGTCTCTGACTCGCATAGTGCCCGGTGTGTCGCTTAGGTAACACACTAGAGGTATCATCCAAACATATTGCTGGATACTGGCTAACGAATTCTTCATTGAGGTTTTGCTCTCTGACACACGGGTGACTTGGTGACATCACAAATGCCCAGTCTAATCTCCCCATATCTTTGACCTCAAAGTCACCACCGACAGGAATCGCGGAAGTGGCACCAATCACGATATCTGCCCTGCCCTGTGCTATCGCTTCCCAAGAGCCATTGAATACCTCCATGTTGATCTGAAGTTCGGCAAACTCAAACGTTTGATAAAACGCTTCAATCATCGGCTTCATTTTGTCGAGCTTAACCACATTATCAAGCGTTAGGCGCAGGGTCTTCTTCCAGCCACGAGCAGCTCGTCGAGTTTGAGCACTAATCTCTTCCATCTGCCTCAGCAACGCACGAGCCTCTTCAATGAACAGTTCACCAGCAGGCGTCAGTTCAACCTTTCTCGGTAAGCGTCTGAAAAGTAAAACATCCAATTCTTGTTCGACCTGTCTAACCCCATAACTGATCGCTGATGGCACTTTGTGCAGTTGCTGTGCCGCAGCAGTAAAACTGCCTAAGCGGGCAACCGTATCGAGCATTTCTAAAGAGGATTTAGAGAACATAAGCCTTCAAATTTTTTGATTGATAACTACATATTTTAGCGTTTTATTTTATCAGTTTTGAAAAATAGAATGTAATGATTAATAAACAGGGGCTTTCAGTCCTTTATATCAAACAATTTTTTTGATGATAAAAACACCACTACTTTTAGTTTAATGGCATTTTATGAATATTTCTAAATTTCAATTGGTCTACCTTGCAGTTCTCTCAATGCTTGGTTTTATTGCGACCGATATGTACCTTCCTGCATTTAAGGCGATGGAGATCGATTTCGCAACAGGCCCAGAACAAATCGCATTGTCGTTAACCGTGTTTCTTGGCGGTATGGCAATGGGTCAGCTTCTTTGGGGACTCGCGAGTGACAAGTACGGTCACCGCAATACGTTAGCCGTTGGCTTAATGCTATTCACTATTGCCTCATTCGGCTTAGCGTTCAGTACTGAGGTCTGGCACCTACTGACACTGCGCTTCATTCAAGCGATCGGGGTGTGCGCTCCCGCAGTAATTTGGCAAGCGATGGTTATCAAGCGCTACTCTCAGAGCAGTAG
The Vibrio kanaloae genome window above contains:
- the punR gene encoding DNA-binding transcriptional activator PunR, with translation MFSKSSLEMLDTVARLGSFTAAAQQLHKVPSAISYGVRQVEQELDVLLFRRLPRKVELTPAGELFIEEARALLRQMEEISAQTRRAARGWKKTLRLTLDNVVKLDKMKPMIEAFYQTFEFAELQINMEVFNGSWEAIAQGRADIVIGATSAIPVGGDFEVKDMGRLDWAFVMSPSHPCVREQNLNEEFVSQYPAICLDDTSSVLPKRHTGHYASQRRLLLPNWYSAIECLKNGVGVGYMPRHIAAPIIEQGLLVEKILPEPSPQSHCCLVWRKDDNHKLIEWMVKYLGSSEQLHQDWLDHRKAI